tgataatgagGAAAACGAAGTTAGTGATAGTAATACTTCTCATCATGCATGTGATAAAACAGatataacaaataatgatatagaaaatgataaaaatggttTTCAAAATTCTCATATGAagaataaacaaaaaaatatatattatataaaaaataactttTTCTATCACAAAAAGATAAATACTAAATTTGTTTGTACAATTGTAAAGCTATATTTAAgtttatttgtaaaaattattgaactaggaaattatgaatttttaaaaattatgtttaattataataaacatatattttgttatatattacaaaacGAAGAAATGTTAAACTTTCTTTGCTCATTTGCTCGTATGTATAATTCGCTAagtttgtttataaaattttgtaatcatattttttcttttgatATTGttaaggaaaataaaaaaaatccaaaAAAGAGATCTAATACCGAAGCAGAATTTATTGAAGAAGAAAACGCTATTAAAAAACTTAAGTCTAACATAACTGTTGATACAGATAATATCGAAATAGATCAGCTTGATTCTGTTtctgtaaaaataaacgaaggggaaaataataatagtctaataaaaatatctcAAAATGGtgtaggaaaaaaaaatgattttataaataattatgtgataaaaaaacaaacagataaaagaaataggatagaaatattttattcgcATGAATGTGCTaagcatatatttgtaCCTGAACCAACTGATTATCCATATATGCGAAAtcgaattaaaaatagcaTACCCGAAAATTCAACACGATTAGATGTTTTAATATCTAATAAACAtggaatattaaaattaaatacttttgtaaattttaaaattaaaaaaattcaaagaAAAGCTACAGCATTAGATGTTTTAAGAGTGCATGATGtatcatatataaagatgttgttacaaaaaatgaaaaaattaaactaTTACAATACTAATGATAAATTTGATAACTTTTTAGAAccttcaaaaaaaaacattaaaaattatttagtaTTACCTGAATATTATAGCGAATCaccaaataatgataatatccCAGatcatattaaaatgttaaaaaataataatattataagtaGTATGTATGAAGGAGATCCAAATTGTTCTACTCATCCTAgggataataataatggtcCATCTGATAGTGGCTATAATGGAGGATATGATAAAGAATTAGATAGTGGTATAAACagtagtaataatataactGAAGGAAAAATATCGAGCTATAATAGTAGCAACATAACTGCAATACAAAGcccagaaaaaaaattgatcagcaaaaaatatagcagcaataataacatttttaaagagAAATATGATAAACTAGTTTTAATAGATAGTGACACATTTGTTAATAAACATTCATTTAATTGCGCATTAAATGCAAGTGGTGTTGTTTTAAATGCAGTTGATTATATAtcttcaaaaaattataaaaaaaataaaaaaaaaatattttgtgtaGTAAGACCACCAGGACATCATCTTGGGACATTTGGCGCAGCTCAATTTAATCAAACTGATGAAGATAAAGCAGCAGGTAGTCAAggtttttgtttattaaataatattgctATAGGTATATCATatgcaaaatataaatatgaaaaatatgaaagaaTAGCAATAATAGATTTTGATGTACATCATGGTAATGGAACAGAACAaattataagaaatatcggattaaaaaaaataaaaattaatgacTACATTGATATTTATAGTTGGAAAGGATggaaagataaaaatgataagaaaaatatattttttagttcTATACATGCATTTGATGGTTATTTTTATCCCGGAACAGGTTATGATACTGTTGAGTTAGaaccatatataataaatgtaacattaaaaaaaaatatggatgaaaatgattttttacAGTTATtccataataatatattaatacatttatacCATTTTAAGCCTgatctattatttttatcagcCGGTTTTGATGGGCATAAATTAGATTATGTAAACAATGgatttgttaaaaaaaatacatcaACCTATTTTTATCTAACTAATCTTATTGTTTCATTACAGAATAAATTACATTTCCCTATTATTAGTGTCTTAGAAGGTGGATATAATACATCAAATGATATGGCATCTGTTTTTAGCTTGTCAGTCCTTGAACataatttatctttttattataacgacatatcatttttatcacgtagaaaaaaaaacaaatcaaCAACTAATATTAtcgataaaaaatatacaaagaaaggagggaaaaaaaatgtattaaagtttccatatatatgtttaggAAAAAGCAAAATGGAAGAcatgtttaaaaattatttttccgtttttaaagaaaaaaccAAAGAAACtgcaaatttaaatttaacaaataaaGTAGTTGaatatcataaatatattaaagagTATGATCacaaagaaaatgaaatgaaaaaaaaaatgtcaaaatttttaaataaaaataaattatattttcaaaatatccTAAATGATACTAATTTACTTtctacaaatataaatataaaactacCATTCGAAtcctatttttatcaagttttatttcttttaaaaatcaaatttaaaaaaaaaaaatattttaaaaaaaaaaaacagctATTGTCACAAGACGCTAATCAATATTTCTCCATTTTGAACAACCCTTCCGATATTCACAATTTAAAAGCTGCCTATATTCAACAGTAagaataacaaaaaaagacaaCAATTgcaagaaatatatatatgaactTGTTGTGCATATTTTAGCACGTCTTTTTTTGTCCTACACACTGtgcacatatatttatacaccTTAACCCAATAAAGAATTGttgatttataaatttagtttgtatatacattatttcAATCTATCTTTACATAAtgtgtttaaaaaatatatggattatttatataacccCCCCTTAAACATttgaaacatttttttcttttttaaaacaatttgtAGGCATCCCGATACAAAATTTGagttaaataatttatggaATCAcctaaaaaattaattttttttaatattaattaaccAGTTAAAAATGgtagatatatttttttatcattattaactataattacataaaatatttacgtgtaatatatgttcacactatattttgtttatcattattaatctggttttatgataatttttttattattttataattatcttattttaagaaaaataatacaaatgtttttaaattgtacAACGGGAAATTTCACCTGGCAgtggtatatatataaatatatattttttgttttgtttcATTTTGCTATTTGTTATGTGCGATATGTGCACGTTTATCATCAATTTgtgttaatttttaaatttcgTTTCGTCTgtacttttttaatatatttttttctttgatttgatttttattctccatttttattaaaaaggcAGTTAGCTTCGTTTTCCttatatccatatattttcctcaaattttttttatgccaATTTTTGGTGTATATtaacttattttataattaatttctATCACATTAAACTTGATATTTTCATCAACTAATtttaacattaaaaaatatatatatttatatttttccaattttttttttatcaatattaataacaattttataccaagaacatttttttttccgtttttttttttcttaatttaGCTGTTAGCTTTAggtataatatatctataaccacatatatgtataatatttgtaatgatatatacacaaataatttttaattacacttttgttttttcattatttaaattttttcattcctttaccatttttacaataatcAATTATCTATGCcctataaatatttctatgCTTTAATTGAGATTAGTACTATGAATAAATGGAGagctaaaaaaacattaaaaaatatatactaaaaaattaaataaaataattttataaaaaaatatatatattgtatattatctattttttcgtacttttcttttaaaatgaCAAATAATAcctatttataaaaatgtaatgaaaaaatgagaTTAAaaacgtttttttttaacataggtttatttttattaataaattttttttgtattaaaaaatcaatagcgtatatattaaatgtaaATGTAGTTGATAAAGATgacttatttatttttttatataaaaacgaGCAGCTGTTAGCTGCAAGCTATTACAACTTCAAACCTTCCTATTTCTTTTCTGTTGACGAAGGTATAATTCATTAATGCTTCTTTCTATATTCGCATATATGTTGCATACAtcttttatacatatttatggcATATCTATGTCGTATGTACTGCATCTCGATCAAATTGTTATATCGTAATGTGTTATCAGCTTTACAATGTATACACAAAAGTCTAGCATTTTCATTGTATACTCACATTCGCATTATGCATTCATCTTTTCCTTTTAGGTGAAATCGACATAGACAtgagcatatattttaaggGAAATACAATGacgaaaaagaaaaacaacAATCAAGAGATATTAGCCAAAGCAAACAAAAATTCAATTTCCCTTTTAAACCATTTCAATGTAGATAAGGAATATTTTAGTAAAAAGAGAAATGCTGtagataatgaaaaatatgatcatataaaggaaaatgaaataacgTCTAGTGTTTCAAATGAGTTGAATAATGGGGCAAGAATAAACGACAAATCcagtaatatatttttagttCTTATGACTGCTGATCAGTggttaaattatattcgacttaaaaataaattggagccatcaataaaaaatgatgataattatatttttacttccCATTTTAATAGTATAAAAAGATATCCAATAAATCAAGGaccaataaaaaaaaaaataaaaataacacaaaaaaatagatatacgttatttttaattaatagtaataaattGATAATTAACATGAAAggaaatattgttttttatgattataaaacaaaac
This region of Plasmodium chabaudi chabaudi strain AS genome assembly, chromosome: 13 genomic DNA includes:
- a CDS encoding histone deacetylase, putative, whose translation is MMKISKDKRNIRYEYELDKLKKRKKDNILILNIINNKINYICYILKSDYRNILNDINYESKNSIETCFYYSKAYITFLLLYYPYIHNYIKCLRNNNLRIYKNFYKHILKLPNNFYTLLFKLKILDIIKESKCSLNSSNDINYINKNTQEINSNTFFENTNKGYSNNSYIDNNVGGVATSSSSSQLVLNAPNFYDHFSKNNFIKLLFSRIYKKKYHKPIIKILELVLFYHSLPSFSFSHKFFQKYHNKKRNNESDCNQCKFSKNKHFKKLYFKTPFFKHVIVPTVYLNEDCKNVDMLVKKKLVKIKKKKIKNKKKKKKKNLEAKVEEENSDDSLTENTGSDITERSLGCLSNSEDEREVNEFLKKEFNYDINQNKNNEPNDTSTFSNYNGQGEETIPNDHINGSSVLDSTHDENVYTSKINIQIENNDEVNISQTNDISDNFVKFLYNYEKNNKSLKNIELIYGKYVLDDIQNFILYRKSKEEFNSNIKNNSNNEKKKKYIYEIWKDLINFDDADDNKNTLIHKACLVSNINIIFILLNLNVNLIVYNDKSELPLHCTIYGTNKYIFLLLLHNTIEYIFFYYIKLLEDKKNEKKKKSINNQNTKANTHNNSNTMINDNEENEVSDSNTSHHACDKTDITNNDIENDKNGFQNSHMKNKQKNIYYIKNNFFYHKKINTKFVCTIVKLYLSLFVKIIELGNYEFLKIMFNYNKHIFCYILQNEEMLNFLCSFARMYNSLSLFIKFCNHIFSFDIVKENKKNPKKRSNTEAEFIEEENAIKKLKSNITVDTDNIEIDQLDSVSVKINEGENNNSLIKISQNGVGKKNDFINNYVIKKQTDKRNRIEIFYSHECAKHIFVPEPTDYPYMRNRIKNSIPENSTRLDVLISNKHGILKLNTFVNFKIKKIQRKATALDVLRVHDVSYIKMLLQKMKKLNYYNTNDKFDNFLEPSKKNIKNYLVLPEYYSESPNNDNIPDHIKMLKNNNIISSMYEGDPNCSTHPRDNNNGPSDSGYNGGYDKELDSGINSSNNITEGKISSYNSSNITAIQSPEKKLISKKYSSNNNIFKEKYDKLVLIDSDTFVNKHSFNCALNASGVVLNAVDYISSKNYKKNKKKIFCVVRPPGHHLGTFGAAQFNQTDEDKAAGSQGFCLLNNIAIGISYAKYKYEKYERIAIIDFDVHHGNGTEQIIRNIGLKKIKINDYIDIYSWKGWKDKNDKKNIFFSSIHAFDGYFYPGTGYDTVELEPYIINVTLKKNMDENDFLQLFHNNILIHLYHFKPDLLFLSAGFDGHKLDYVNNGFVKKNTSTYFYLTNLIVSLQNKLHFPIISVLEGGYNTSNDMASVFSLSVLEHNLSFYYNDISFLSRRKKNKSTTNIIDKKYTKKGGKKNVLKFPYICLGKSKMEDMFKNYFSVFKEKTKETANLNLTNKVVEYHKYIKEYDHKENEMKKKMSKFLNKNKLYFQNILNDTNLLSTNINIKLPFESYFYQVLFLLKIKFKKKKYFKKKKQLLSQDANQYFSILNNPSDIHNLKAAYIQQHPDTKFELNNLWNHLKN